The sequence CCAGGCGCTGTTGAGCAGGTTGGGCACGTTGAAGATGTTCAGCGACACGCGCAGCGTATTCGCCGTCGAGCCAACATCCAGGGTGAAGTCCTGCGCCACCTGCAGGTCGAGCGTCGCAAACCACGGACTTAGGGCGCCGTTGCGTTCTGCAATTGCGCCGCGCACGCTGCTCAGGTACTCGTCCTGGGTGATGTAGCGGTTGAGTGCCGACCAGTTGCTGGGGTTCACGAGGTTGATGTCGCCCGGTCCGGTGGGCACGTACATCAGATCGTTGTTGATGACGCCGTCGCCGTTCATGTCGCCGGCGTAGGTGTACGAGAACCGATCGCCGCGTCCTACCTCAAAGAACATCCCGACGGTCGTCTTGTAGCGCTCGGCATACGCCACGCGGTAGCTCGCAGCGCCGATGATGCGGTGCTTCAGGCCAAACTCCGAGAAGCTCAGCTCCGGGTTGTTCGGATCGACCGACACCGGGTTGCCCTCGAACAGCACCTGCGCAATCTCGGTGGAGGTCAGCTTGTTGCGGGCCTGACTGTACGTGTAGGCCAGGCGCGCATTTACACCCAAATCAAACTGCTTCTTCAGCTCGCCGGTGACGCTCCACTGGTAGCCTTCGTTGGTGTTATCCATCACGTAGGCGCCCGCTACCTCGTCGTTGATGCGGGTGGACGTCTCGTTGCCGGGATTGGTCACGTTGCCAAACGTGGGGCGGCCGTCGGGCGCAGTGCCGGTAGGCCGGGCCAGGTTGGCGTTGCGCACCACAATGGCGTTCAGGTCATTGCCGTACAGCGCGTTCACCGTGGCAATGACGTTGCCCGGCAGTCGTTGGTCAATAGCCAGGCTCGACTTCCAGACCTGCGGCCAGCGGAAGTCGTCCGACAGCGCGTTCACGATGCCCAGGCAGCCGTCGTTATTAGGCGTGTTGATGCAGCTCGGGTTGTCGGTGCCCTGGTTCGTCACCTGGTTGCCAATCCATACAAACGGCAGCCGTCCGGTGAAGATGCCCGAACCGCCGCGGATCTGCGTGGTGCGGTCGCCCAATACGTCCCAGTTGAAGCCCACGCGCGGCGACCACAGCGGGCGCACCTCGGGCAGTTCGCTGGTGTCAATCCGCTCGTTGTTCCGGAAGCGCAGCGAGGCGATGGCTTCGTTGCGCGGAATATCCATGTAGTACACCGGCATATCCACGCGCAGCCCGGCTGTAACCTCCAGGCGATCGCTCACCGTGTACTCGTCCTGCACGTACAGCGCGCCTTGCCCCACGTTTGTCTCATCAAAAGCAAACGTCGGGTTGTCCGGGACAAACTCGTTCAGCTCCAGGAAGCAAGGCCCATCGGCCGGATCAACGCCGGGCGCGCTACACGACGGATTGCTGGGATCTGTGTACGCAAAGAAGTCGTCGAGCGATTGAAACCGCGTGCCCCCGAACTGCACAGGCGCGACGAAGAGCCCGTACTTAAACAGGTTAAACGAGTTGTTGAACCAGAATTGCTCGTAGTTCACGCCCAGTGTGATGGTGTGCCTTCCGGCAAAGATGCTGAAGTTATTCGTGAACTGAAAGACGTCCTGGTCCAGCAGGTTATTGATGGAGAACGGCTCATGCCCGGCCGTGGTGTAGAGCAGCCCGTTCTCAAAGATCTCCAGCGTGGGAAACGGGGTGCTGAACGGCTCCCGGTTATCGCGGAAGGCCGTGTAGCCGATGATCGTCTTGTTGGTGTAGCGGGTGCCAAACGAGCCGTTGTACTCGCCCACGATCGAGTAGATGTCGTTGTTGATCGTGTAGCCTGCGTTCTCGAAGGGCAGGGTGTTCTGATTGGGCCCGCGGCGGAAAATGGCCACCGGGTTGGCGTTTAGGTCTTTGGCGGCGTTCAGGTAATTGAAGCGCAGCGTGGCCGTCTGGCCGGTCGCGATATTCCAGTCCAGCTTGGCCAGCAGCTTGTCGTTGGTGGTATCCAGCAGGTAGCCGCGGCCAAAACCGCCCGTGTCGTAGTTGTACTCCTCTTGCAGCCGCTGGCTAATCCGTTCCATGACGTCGGCCTGCACGCGCGATACGTTTGGCCCATTGTTGTTGGGGTTGCCATCGGTGTCCGCGCTGAAGACGGAGCCGGGATCGTCGCGACGCACAATCTCGCCGTTGACGAAGAAAAACAGCTTGTCTTCAATGATTGGCCCGCCCACGCTGATGCCGGCCTGGTTGAAGGTGAGGTCGGGCTCAAAGAGCGTCGCGCTGCCCACCTGATCGCCAATTAGGTTTTCGTTGCGCGTGAAGTAGTAGGCCGTAGCGGTCAAGTCGTTCGTGCCGCTCTTGGTGACGGTGTTTACGCCGGCGCCGGTAAAGCCGCCCTGGCGCACGTCGAAGGGGGCGATGGAGACCTGCACCTGCTCCACCGCATCCAAGCTGATGGGCTGCGCGCTGGTTTGGCCGCCGGGCACGGGCGAGTCGAGGCCGTACGGGTTGTTGAAGATTGAGCCGTCGACGGAAAAGTTGTTGTACTGCGTGTTGCGTCCGCCAAAGCTCAGGCCGCTGGCCTGCGGCGTCAGCCGTGTGAAGTCTTGCGTGCTGCGGCTGATGGTTGGCAGGGCCTCGATGGCGTCCTCCTGCACAAAGGTGGAAATCCCGCTGCGGTCGCTGTTGAGGTCTGACTCTTCGCCTACCACAACGACTTGATCGAGGGCGCGGGCTTCTTCCTCAAGCACCACGTTCAGCTCGCGGTCTTCGCCCAGCTGCAGCCGGATGCCGGTTTGCTCGGCCGGCTTGTAGCCAATGAAGGTGACGCGGACGGTGTAGGGGCCGCCGATGCGCATGGCGCGAAAGAGAAACCGGCCCTGCGCGTTGGTTGCTGTGCCGTAGCGCGTGCCGGTGGGGGTATGAATGGCAAGGACGTTGGCGCCGGGCAGCGGCTCGCCCTGCGTGTCGACGACGGTGCCGTGCATGGCAGCACGCGTGACGCCCTGGGCGGCGGCTTCGGGAATGGTCCATGTGAATCCTGCCAAGAGCAGGAGGATGACGGTACGGTAGGTGTAAGTCATGAGTGTGGTGTTTGAAGATAATAGTTTGAACACATACTACCATACGATGGCTATGTAACGAATTGAAACCAGTTACACAAGACTTAGCCGTAACGTTGAAGTGTATTCACGTTCGGGCGCTCTTTCAGGTAAGGGCCAGCGCCGCTACGGGTCGGTCAGTTTGTGGTCCCATGCGCTTCAACGCTGCGCTGGGTAACGGCTCAAGATTGGTCCTTATAGGTCGAGGGTTTGTTGCCTGTCGGGCGGCGTGTTGGATGTGGACGATGCACCCTTCCCCCGCCGCCCGCGCCGGCTGCCGTGGCGCTCCAGTATCTCGGCGGCTTGTTGCTGCACTGCAGGCCGCTTGCGCGCCGCGGCGATGCGTTGGCGTGCCTGCGTGACGGCCGTCTCGTGCCGCACAATCGGCGCCGGATAGGTGCGCCCGATGCGGCACCCGCACGACGCCTGCACCGAGCGGGGCATCAGCCAGGGCGCATGCACGTAGGCGGTGGGCACTGGGGCGAGCGCCGGTAGCCAGCGGCGAATGAAGGCGCCGTCGGGATCGTGCTCACGGGCCTGCTTGGTGGGGTCGTACATGCGCAGGGCGTTGATGCCGGTGGTGCCGGATTGCATCTGCAGCTGACTGAAGTGAATGCCGGGCTCGTAGTCGGTCCAGCGGCGCGCCAGCACGTCCTTGAAACGGCGCCAGTCGAGCCAGAGGTCGTACGCGGCAAAGGAAACGAGCATTGCGCGCATCCGGAAGTTGAGGTAGCCGGTGGCCGTGAGGGCGCGCATGCAGGCATCCACCAGCGGGTAGCCGGTGCGGCCCTCGGTCCAGGCTTCGTAGTGCGCGGCGTTGAAGGCATCGGCGCGGAGGGCGTCGAGCGCCGGGATGAAGCTTTCGTGCTCGATGCGTGGCGCCGACTCGAGCTTCTGGATGAAGTGATCGTGCCAGTGCAAGCGGCTCTCGAAGGCCGCGAGGGCCCGATGCCACGGCGCCGCCCGCCCCACGTCCGCCTGTCGCTTGCGCGTGGCATGAAGCACAGAGCGCAGGCTGACCGTGCCCCACGCGAGGTGCGGACTCAGCCGCGAGCAATGGTCGAAGGCGGTGTTGGGGCTGGACAGCTGCTTGTGGTAGCGCCGCCCGCGCGTCTCCAAGAACGAGCGTAGCACGCGCTCACCGGCCGCGGCGCCGCCACGTTGCACTGTATCGTACGACGCCGTCAGTCCGAGGTTGTCGGCTGTTGGGATTGTGCCCGGCCGTATCGGCACCGGGCGCAGCGCCTCGGGCGGCGCCACCGGCGGGTCAGCCATGTGGGCCGTCCAGCGATCAGACCAGGTGTCGCGGTCCTCAAGTCCCCGAAAGACGCCATGCTGGCGGATTTCGTGAAAGGGGAGGGCATGGACGCGGGCCCAGCGGCGAACGTTCACGTCGCGCGCAAACGTGCGGGCGTTGCCGGTTTCCTCGTGCGCCCACAGCGTGAACGCGCCTGCTGCCTCGTACAGCCGCTGAAACGTGGGCACCGCGTCGCCCTGACGCACCACCAGCGGCTGCCCGCGTGCGGCCAGCGCTTCGCGCAGCGCCTGCAGGCTTTCCCGAATGAACGCCCAGTGCCGCGCCGAGAAGTCGGGGGCGTTTACCACCTGCGGCTCTACGATGTACAGCGGTAGCACCGGCCCGCGGCCCGCGGCTTCGCAAAGCGGCCGATGGTCGGTCACGCGCAGGTCGCGCTTCAGCCACACCACCTGCAAATGGTCGGGCGCGTGGGGCGATGGGCGGGCGTCGGTGGGGGGAGCGGGCATCGTTGGCGGGTGTACCTTCAACGGAGCTGTTACGTGGTGTCAGCAACCCTGCGCCGTGTGCCGCTGATTGCACGACCGTGTGATTCAGGGCAAACGCTGCGGCCCCACGGAAAGAAGTTGCAGGACACGGGTTCAGCGTAGCACAGGCACGTAGGAATTGCAGCGTGTGCCTGCAACGTTTTCGGTATGTTGCCCGCGCACGTCGATCTGCCTCCGACGGCCGCCTGTAGGACCGACTGCATTCCCTTTTCCTTGGATTTCTGCGCTTATGCTCCGCTCCTCGTGGTCCGTGCTGCTTCTTAGCACGTTAACGCTGGCTCTCGTCTTGGCTGGTTGTGGCAGCGACGCGCCGTCGCAGGGCGGGCCGCCGAACGGTGATGACACGATTCCGTCGGTTGAGGCTACGATCGCGCAGTATGGTGCATTGCCCCTCCAGGAACGCCTCAGCGGCACCGTCCGGGCCAAAAACCAGGTGGCGATTTATCCGGAGATCAACGCGCGCATTGTGGCGGTCATGGTCCAAAACGGGGACTACGTGAACACGGGCGACCCGCTCGTGCGCCTGAACGATGACGTGTATCGCCAGCAACTGCTGCAGGCCGAGGCCCAGCTGCAGATTGCACGCGCGCAGGCCGCCGAGGCTAAGGCCACCCTGGAAGAACGCCGCCTGCAGCTACAGCGTACCGAGAAGCTGGCGCAGCAGAATTTTGAGAGCGCCCAGCAGTTGCAGTCCATTAAAGCACAAGTGGCTGCAGCCAAAGCGCGCTACGAGCAAGCGCAGGGACAGGTGATGCAAGCCGAAGCCACCGTAGCGGAGCGCCGGGCCGATCTGCAACGCACCGTGGTGCGCGCGCCCACCAACGGCCACATCGGCATGCGCAACGCCGAAGTGGGGCAACGCGTGGACAGCAGCACGCGGCTGCTTACGATGGGAAGCTTCGACGAGGTGGAGGTGCAGGTTGATGTAACGGACGAGCTGCTTGGCAAAATTAACGTGGGGCAGACGGCGCGGGTACACGTTCCATCTAGAGACACCACCTTACAGGCACGCGTCTCGCGGATGTCGCCCTTCATCAATCCGAATACCTATCGGGCCGCTGCAGAAATTGACGTACCGAATGCTGACGGTTTGCTCAAGCCGGGCATGTTTGTGGAGGTCGACGTGGAGTACGGCGAAAGCCAGCAGGCAACGCTCGTGCCGGTGAATGCCCTGTACGAAGATCCGCAGACCGGCACGCAAGGGGTGTTCGTGGCGCCTTCGCTTGGGCAAGAGGTGCCGGTGGAGATGCCTGGCAACTACAACCCCAACAACCCGCCGCCGCTGACCAGCCCGACGCCCACTGTTTTCCGCCCCATTGAAGTGATTGCGGAAGGGCGCCACACGGCCGGCATTCGGGGCGTAGACCCGGGCACGTGGGTCATTACTGTTGGGCAGAACTTGCTGAGTCGCCCGGAGCAAAACCGCGTCGATGCCCGCGTGCGCCCGCAACCGTGGAATCGTATTGTGGCGCTGCAGCGCCTGCAAGACCAGGATCTGCTCCGTCGCTTCATGAAGAAGCAGCAGCGCCTGGCCCGGCAACGCGGAAGCTATGATGCGGGCAATACCTCAACACCCGCTGCGGCCACCGCCGCGCCCGACTCACTACAGTCGAGCCGCGTGCAATCTGTAGCCCTTACGTCTACCCCTTAGCCTCCGCCGCACGGTCTTTTTCCCCACGCCCCGCTGTTGTTATGTCGATGACTGATGTTTCCATCCGGCGCCCGGTGGCCACCACAATGGCCTTCCTGGTGGTTATTACTGTCGGAATCGTGAGCTTTACGTACCTGCCGGTCGACCTTCTTCCGGAAATTGAGTACCCGCGCCTCACCGTCTACACCAACTACGCCAACGTGGGGCCGGTGGAGATGGAAAAGATCATCACCGACCCGCTGGAGAATGCGCTGTCGGGCGTGCCCAACGTGCAACGCATGACGTCGCAGTCGGAGCAGGGCGGCAGCTACATCAACCTGGAGTTCGCACAGGGCACCAACCTGAATGCTGCCGCGAATGATGTGCGCGCCGCGCTCGACCGCATCCGCGACGATTTGCCCCGCGAGGCCGAGCCCCCGGGCATTTGGAAGTTTGACCCCAACAGCATCTCGGTGGTGGATATCGCCGCGGTGTCGCAGCGGCCCTTGCCCGAGCTCACGCGCATCATGGAGCGCGACCTGGCAAAGCAGTTCGAGCAGATTGAGGGCGTTGGGACGATT comes from Salisaeta longa DSM 21114 and encodes:
- a CDS encoding TonB-dependent receptor — encoded protein: MTYTYRTVILLLLAGFTWTIPEAAAQGVTRAAMHGTVVDTQGEPLPGANVLAIHTPTGTRYGTATNAQGRFLFRAMRIGGPYTVRVTFIGYKPAEQTGIRLQLGEDRELNVVLEEEARALDQVVVVGEESDLNSDRSGISTFVQEDAIEALPTISRSTQDFTRLTPQASGLSFGGRNTQYNNFSVDGSIFNNPYGLDSPVPGGQTSAQPISLDAVEQVQVSIAPFDVRQGGFTGAGVNTVTKSGTNDLTATAYYFTRNENLIGDQVGSATLFEPDLTFNQAGISVGGPIIEDKLFFFVNGEIVRRDDPGSVFSADTDGNPNNNGPNVSRVQADVMERISQRLQEEYNYDTGGFGRGYLLDTTNDKLLAKLDWNIATGQTATLRFNYLNAAKDLNANPVAIFRRGPNQNTLPFENAGYTINNDIYSIVGEYNGSFGTRYTNKTIIGYTAFRDNREPFSTPFPTLEIFENGLLYTTAGHEPFSINNLLDQDVFQFTNNFSIFAGRHTITLGVNYEQFWFNNSFNLFKYGLFVAPVQFGGTRFQSLDDFFAYTDPSNPSCSAPGVDPADGPCFLELNEFVPDNPTFAFDETNVGQGALYVQDEYTVSDRLEVTAGLRVDMPVYYMDIPRNEAIASLRFRNNERIDTSELPEVRPLWSPRVGFNWDVLGDRTTQIRGGSGIFTGRLPFVWIGNQVTNQGTDNPSCINTPNNDGCLGIVNALSDDFRWPQVWKSSLAIDQRLPGNVIATVNALYGNDLNAIVVRNANLARPTGTAPDGRPTFGNVTNPGNETSTRINDEVAGAYVMDNTNEGYQWSVTGELKKQFDLGVNARLAYTYSQARNKLTSTEIAQVLFEGNPVSVDPNNPELSFSEFGLKHRIIGAASYRVAYAERYKTTVGMFFEVGRGDRFSYTYAGDMNGDGVINNDLMYVPTGPGDINLVNPSNWSALNRYITQDEYLSSVRGAIAERNGALSPWFATLDLQVAQDFTLDVGSTANTLRVSLNIFNVPNLLNSAWGVREVPISTQVLRFERYNAAGEPVFEWIGPQRTFQDNVAIVSRWRAQLGIRYIFN
- a CDS encoding FAD-binding domain-containing protein encodes the protein MPAPPTDARPSPHAPDHLQVVWLKRDLRVTDHRPLCEAAGRGPVLPLYIVEPQVVNAPDFSARHWAFIRESLQALREALAARGQPLVVRQGDAVPTFQRLYEAAGAFTLWAHEETGNARTFARDVNVRRWARVHALPFHEIRQHGVFRGLEDRDTWSDRWTAHMADPPVAPPEALRPVPIRPGTIPTADNLGLTASYDTVQRGGAAAGERVLRSFLETRGRRYHKQLSSPNTAFDHCSRLSPHLAWGTVSLRSVLHATRKRQADVGRAAPWHRALAAFESRLHWHDHFIQKLESAPRIEHESFIPALDALRADAFNAAHYEAWTEGRTGYPLVDACMRALTATGYLNFRMRAMLVSFAAYDLWLDWRRFKDVLARRWTDYEPGIHFSQLQMQSGTTGINALRMYDPTKQAREHDPDGAFIRRWLPALAPVPTAYVHAPWLMPRSVQASCGCRIGRTYPAPIVRHETAVTQARQRIAAARKRPAVQQQAAEILERHGSRRGRRGKGASSTSNTPPDRQQTLDL
- a CDS encoding efflux RND transporter periplasmic adaptor subunit, translated to MLRSSWSVLLLSTLTLALVLAGCGSDAPSQGGPPNGDDTIPSVEATIAQYGALPLQERLSGTVRAKNQVAIYPEINARIVAVMVQNGDYVNTGDPLVRLNDDVYRQQLLQAEAQLQIARAQAAEAKATLEERRLQLQRTEKLAQQNFESAQQLQSIKAQVAAAKARYEQAQGQVMQAEATVAERRADLQRTVVRAPTNGHIGMRNAEVGQRVDSSTRLLTMGSFDEVEVQVDVTDELLGKINVGQTARVHVPSRDTTLQARVSRMSPFINPNTYRAAAEIDVPNADGLLKPGMFVEVDVEYGESQQATLVPVNALYEDPQTGTQGVFVAPSLGQEVPVEMPGNYNPNNPPPLTSPTPTVFRPIEVIAEGRHTAGIRGVDPGTWVITVGQNLLSRPEQNRVDARVRPQPWNRIVALQRLQDQDLLRRFMKKQQRLARQRGSYDAGNTSTPAAATAAPDSLQSSRVQSVALTSTP